One Thalassotalea atypica DNA window includes the following coding sequences:
- a CDS encoding thioredoxin family protein, with product MEQLTSANAIDDSLSQHACTLLYFTASWCGPCKSMSPIVDGISKLMSDRLNSIKVDVDSSPTVAADYGIRSVPTMMLVKNNEIIDQRVGGLPPQQLMQWLEQHT from the coding sequence ATGGAACAACTAACATCTGCTAACGCTATTGATGACTCGTTATCACAACACGCATGCACATTACTTTATTTTACTGCATCGTGGTGTGGCCCTTGTAAATCAATGTCACCGATAGTTGACGGTATATCTAAATTAATGAGTGATCGGCTCAACAGTATCAAAGTTGATGTTGATAGCTCGCCAACAGTCGCAGCTGATTATGGTATACGCAGTGTACCAACAATGATGTTAGTGAAAAATAATGAAATTATTGACCAGCGTGTTGGCGGGTTACCGCCACAGCAATTAATGCAATGGTTAGAGCAACATACCTAG
- a CDS encoding BufA1 family periplasmic bufferin-type metallophore, with amino-acid sequence MNNKLILSAALAAVVSAGVIAPAEAGGKKEKCYGVAKAAQNDCANLAGTHSCAGQSKVDNDKGEWKLVEKGTCSTLGGLSKKEAKELYNSAAKA; translated from the coding sequence ATGAACAATAAATTAATACTTAGCGCAGCACTGGCAGCCGTTGTTTCTGCTGGGGTTATAGCACCTGCTGAAGCCGGCGGTAAGAAAGAAAAATGTTATGGCGTAGCTAAAGCTGCTCAGAATGATTGTGCGAATTTAGCTGGCACCCACTCATGTGCTGGGCAATCAAAAGTTGATAATGACAAAGGTGAGTGGAAATTAGTTGAAAAAGGTACTTGTTCAACACTTGGCGGGTTATCAAAAAAAGAAGCCAAGGAATTATACAACTCAGCGGCTAAAGCCTAG
- a CDS encoding DoxX family protein, which produces MNTLKQRLIAVSRLYTSLASNISLLEPVALLAARFYVGWAFFASGLTKLRDWDSTLMLFEYEYQVPVLPFELAAYLGTAAEIILPLLLMAGLASRFSALGLFIVNIVAVISLEDIAPAAYSEHVLWGTLLLQVVIFSGGRLALDRIVEGRVFNVKAASSHTLKDA; this is translated from the coding sequence ATGAATACCTTAAAACAACGCCTGATAGCTGTCAGTCGACTGTATACCTCACTCGCTAGCAACATTAGCCTGTTAGAACCAGTCGCTTTGTTAGCAGCACGTTTTTATGTTGGTTGGGCGTTTTTCGCTTCTGGACTAACAAAATTAAGGGACTGGGATAGCACATTGATGCTATTTGAGTATGAATATCAAGTGCCAGTTTTACCGTTTGAATTAGCGGCTTATTTAGGCACAGCTGCCGAAATCATACTGCCATTGCTACTCATGGCTGGATTGGCCAGTCGTTTCTCTGCTTTGGGTCTGTTTATTGTCAATATTGTCGCGGTGATCAGTTTAGAAGATATTGCACCAGCCGCGTATTCTGAACACGTTTTGTGGGGAACATTGTTGTTGCAGGTGGTCATTTTCAGTGGTGGACGTTTGGCCTTGGACCGAATTGTGGAAGGACGAGTATTCAATGTTAAAGCGGCAAGCAGCCACACTCTTAAAGACGCGTAG
- a CDS encoding FMN-binding glutamate synthase family protein, whose translation MFDSLVLTILIWAATAFIGVIGIGVLYVLFLYISDVTQTKQTIRRNFPVIGRFRYSFEHMGEFFRQYFFSMDREEMPFNRAERSWVYRAAKNVDSTIAFGSTRSLAHSGEVMFLSCPFPTLTEDAALPKSITIGDGYSKKPYRTNSLFNVSGMSFGAISKQAVLALSAGAKESGAWMNTGEGGLSPYHLEGGADIVFQIGTAKYGVRDENGNLSEERLKEIAAHEQVKMFEIKMSQGAKPGKGGILPGIKVTPEIAKIRGIKVGQDSISPNGHTDISSSDELLDMIGRVRRVTGKPVGFKAVVGRQDFYDSLFSKINERGIASAPDFITIDSADGGTGAAPQSLMDYMGLPLKESLPFVVDKLIEHKLRNRIKVISSGKLITPSNVAWALAMGADFVTSARGFMFSLGCIQALQCNKNTCPTGIATQDAKFQKGLNPADKSVRVASYIKNMVYEVGTIAHSCGVKEPRELKRHHAKVVTENGRSILLSDVYPIAGPKGSPHIDTVES comes from the coding sequence ATGTTTGATTCACTAGTACTTACCATTTTAATTTGGGCAGCAACTGCTTTTATCGGTGTGATAGGAATAGGTGTACTTTATGTACTCTTTTTATATATCAGTGATGTCACGCAAACTAAACAAACCATACGTAGAAACTTTCCGGTTATTGGCCGATTTCGATATTCTTTCGAACACATGGGGGAGTTTTTTCGCCAGTACTTTTTTTCGATGGACAGAGAGGAAATGCCGTTCAATCGTGCCGAGCGATCTTGGGTGTATCGGGCAGCAAAAAATGTAGATTCAACTATTGCCTTTGGTTCAACACGTTCGCTTGCTCACTCTGGAGAAGTGATGTTTCTAAGCTGTCCTTTTCCAACGTTAACTGAAGATGCGGCCCTACCCAAATCAATTACTATTGGTGACGGATATTCCAAAAAGCCGTACCGTACAAACTCCTTATTCAATGTCTCAGGGATGAGCTTTGGGGCTATTTCAAAACAAGCGGTACTTGCATTGTCGGCAGGGGCGAAAGAGTCCGGCGCATGGATGAATACCGGGGAGGGAGGGCTATCTCCATATCATCTTGAAGGCGGCGCAGATATTGTCTTTCAGATAGGCACTGCGAAATACGGCGTTCGAGATGAAAATGGTAATTTGTCAGAAGAACGACTGAAAGAAATAGCGGCCCATGAGCAAGTAAAAATGTTCGAAATAAAAATGAGTCAAGGCGCTAAACCTGGTAAAGGAGGAATTTTACCTGGTATTAAGGTGACGCCTGAAATAGCAAAAATACGTGGCATCAAAGTTGGTCAAGATTCCATTAGCCCAAATGGCCATACAGATATATCTAGCAGTGATGAGCTTTTAGATATGATTGGCAGAGTGCGCCGTGTAACGGGGAAACCTGTGGGCTTTAAAGCGGTAGTTGGGCGGCAAGATTTTTATGACTCACTGTTTAGTAAAATTAATGAAAGAGGGATAGCGTCAGCACCTGACTTTATCACCATTGACAGTGCTGATGGCGGTACAGGTGCTGCACCACAAAGCTTGATGGATTATATGGGCTTACCATTAAAAGAGAGTTTACCTTTTGTTGTTGATAAGTTGATTGAGCATAAGCTGAGAAACAGAATAAAAGTAATAAGTTCAGGTAAGTTAATCACGCCGTCAAATGTTGCCTGGGCACTTGCCATGGGCGCTGATTTTGTCACCTCTGCGCGAGGATTTATGTTTTCGTTAGGTTGTATACAAGCGTTGCAATGCAATAAAAATACCTGTCCTACAGGCATAGCAACACAAGATGCGAAATTTCAAAAAGGTTTAAACCCCGCTGATAAATCAGTTCGTGTCGCTTCGTATATCAAAAACATGGTCTATGAAGTAGGTACCATCGCACACTCATGTGGTGTGAAAGAGCCACGTGAGCTAAAAAGGCATCATGCTAAAGTAGTAACAGAGAATGGGCGCAGTATTCTACTTTCAGATGTTTACCCAATTGCAGGTCCTAAAGGTTCACCTCATATTGACACCGTAGAATCATAA
- the grxC gene encoding glutaredoxin 3, translated as MPKIEIYTKGYCPFCKMAKMTLKKLNVAFQEYDITFDNEKTIEMQSRSKRSTVPQIFIGDVHIGGNDDLQAALDSGKLAKILSTKNIEA; from the coding sequence ATGCCTAAAATAGAGATCTATACCAAAGGATATTGCCCGTTTTGTAAAATGGCCAAAATGACGCTAAAAAAATTAAACGTAGCTTTTCAAGAGTACGATATTACTTTCGACAATGAGAAAACAATAGAAATGCAAAGCCGGAGTAAACGCAGCACGGTGCCACAAATCTTTATTGGCGATGTACACATAGGTGGTAATGATGACCTTCAAGCTGCATTAGATAGTGGTAAATTAGCTAAAATATTATCAACTAAAAACATTGAAGCTTAA
- a CDS encoding bifunctional alpha/beta hydrolase/OsmC family protein, which produces MKTERLEFLGHDGSILSARLDLPAGKPAAYALFAHCFTCSKDIPAARRIAQRLASLGIAVLRFDFTGLGHSEGEFANTSFSSNIEDLLLAVKYLRENYQAPQLLIGHSLGGAAILAAAGQISEAKAVISIGAPADPQHVAHNFSSELTTIESQGQAEVTLGGRSFTIKQQFLDDISKVSLNDKVGSLKKALLVLHAPLDETVGIENAASIFQMAKHPKSFITLDDADHLLTNVKDAEYASDLIAAWVQRYIKVDLLPKLMNAPEGVVRVSEADANSFLQDISAAGHHIVADEPVSYGGDFLGPTPYQLVSAGLGACTSMTIRMYARRKGIPLEHVQVDVTHNKIHAQECDSCEQANGKLDQFERQITFAGDISEEERGRLLAIADKCPVHRSLEGEVNIVTALT; this is translated from the coding sequence ATGAAAACAGAACGTCTAGAGTTTTTAGGGCATGATGGTTCCATCTTGTCTGCACGATTAGATTTACCCGCTGGTAAGCCAGCAGCATACGCACTTTTTGCTCATTGCTTTACTTGTTCTAAAGATATTCCGGCAGCAAGGAGAATTGCGCAACGTCTTGCATCTCTGGGCATTGCGGTGTTGAGGTTCGATTTCACTGGTTTAGGCCATTCTGAAGGTGAATTTGCTAATACAAGTTTTAGCTCTAATATCGAGGATTTATTATTGGCGGTGAAATACCTCAGAGAAAACTATCAAGCGCCCCAATTATTGATTGGCCATTCTTTAGGTGGCGCAGCTATTTTAGCTGCGGCGGGTCAAATATCAGAAGCGAAAGCGGTGATTTCTATTGGTGCACCAGCCGACCCACAGCATGTTGCGCATAACTTTTCTAGTGAACTAACTACCATTGAGTCACAAGGACAGGCAGAGGTTACACTAGGTGGAAGAAGCTTTACCATTAAACAGCAGTTTTTAGATGATATTTCAAAGGTTTCCTTAAATGATAAGGTTGGCTCGTTAAAGAAAGCACTATTGGTACTACATGCGCCGCTAGATGAAACAGTGGGTATCGAAAATGCAGCCAGTATCTTTCAAATGGCAAAACATCCTAAGAGTTTTATTACCTTAGATGATGCTGACCATCTTTTAACCAATGTAAAGGATGCTGAATATGCATCAGACTTGATCGCTGCATGGGTACAGCGTTATATCAAAGTGGATTTACTCCCTAAGTTAATGAATGCGCCCGAAGGCGTGGTGCGTGTGAGCGAGGCAGATGCAAACAGTTTTCTTCAAGACATTAGCGCCGCAGGACATCATATAGTTGCAGATGAACCGGTTAGTTACGGTGGTGACTTTCTCGGTCCAACACCATACCAGTTAGTTAGTGCAGGTCTTGGGGCATGTACATCAATGACTATTCGTATGTATGCCAGAAGAAAAGGTATCCCGCTAGAACATGTACAAGTGGACGTAACTCATAACAAAATACACGCTCAAGAATGTGATTCATGTGAGCAAGCTAATGGGAAGTTAGACCAATTTGAACGCCAAATAACGTTTGCTGGCGATATCAGCGAAGAAGAGCGTGGTCGTTTACTTGCGATTGCAGATAAGTGTCCAGTTCATCGCTCACTGGAGGGCGAAGTTAATATCGTCACGGCGTTAACCTAG
- a CDS encoding M28 family metallopeptidase, producing MKKTIVLTLITSAILTGCNSEEKHQTQAAIPAEKVNTTADFTASYNSINKEQLAQHIKVLASDEFEGRAPSSKGEQLTLDYLTKQLTAIGFKPGNGDSFLQAVPMVSIEASPEMSLSIGDKEYQYGHDMVMGSSRISDFEQLKDSELVFVGYGVNAPEYNWNDYEGLDVKGKTVVMLVNDPGFATKDPAVFNGEAMTYYGRWTYKYEEASRQGAEGAIIVHETAPASYNWSVVEHSWSGPQFGFVRDDLNKGRVAVEGWVNVDVASEIFDKAGLNFEQAKTQAAKGSYHVDMGDLTASVTVNNTVKESVSYNFIATLPGRTKADEHILYSAHWDHLGKDTSLEGDQVYNGAVDNASGTGALIEVAEAFAKLPVTPERSITIMAVTAEEQGLLGSKFYAANPIIPAAKTVANINMDALGVNGRSSDVSVYGLGQSELDNFLTAAAKKQGRTIAGDPRPAAGIYYRSDHFAFANIGIPALYAKSGKTPVDEATKALRAELKETLGKCYHNLCDEYSEQWDLSGAVEDMQAFFEIGYELSNENVWPQWSKTSEFKR from the coding sequence ATGAAAAAAACAATAGTATTAACTCTCATCACATCGGCAATATTAACTGGCTGTAATAGTGAAGAAAAACATCAAACTCAAGCCGCAATACCAGCAGAAAAAGTTAACACAACGGCAGATTTTACCGCAAGCTATAACAGCATCAATAAAGAACAATTAGCTCAGCACATTAAAGTGCTTGCTTCAGATGAATTTGAAGGCAGAGCACCATCAAGCAAAGGTGAACAGCTGACACTTGATTATTTAACCAAGCAGCTCACTGCTATTGGATTTAAACCGGGCAATGGCGACAGCTTTTTACAAGCCGTCCCTATGGTGTCTATTGAAGCATCACCTGAGATGAGTCTATCTATTGGCGATAAAGAGTACCAATATGGCCATGACATGGTGATGGGCTCAAGCCGTATTAGTGATTTTGAACAACTTAAAGATTCAGAGTTAGTGTTTGTTGGCTATGGTGTTAATGCCCCTGAATATAACTGGAATGACTATGAAGGGTTAGATGTCAAAGGAAAAACTGTGGTCATGTTAGTCAATGATCCTGGGTTTGCGACAAAAGATCCGGCAGTGTTTAATGGCGAAGCAATGACCTATTACGGCCGCTGGACTTATAAATATGAAGAAGCAAGCCGCCAAGGTGCAGAAGGTGCGATCATAGTTCATGAAACGGCGCCTGCATCTTATAACTGGTCAGTGGTAGAACATTCTTGGAGTGGTCCACAATTTGGTTTTGTGCGTGACGACTTAAATAAAGGCCGCGTAGCAGTTGAAGGTTGGGTTAACGTTGATGTAGCGAGTGAGATATTTGATAAAGCAGGTTTAAACTTTGAACAAGCTAAAACTCAAGCTGCTAAAGGCAGTTACCATGTTGATATGGGCGACTTGACTGCATCTGTTACCGTCAACAATACAGTGAAAGAGTCTGTATCTTATAACTTTATTGCAACCCTTCCTGGAAGAACCAAAGCAGATGAACATATTCTATACAGCGCACATTGGGATCACTTAGGTAAAGATACCAGTTTAGAAGGCGACCAAGTCTATAATGGTGCCGTTGATAATGCCTCAGGCACGGGCGCACTGATCGAAGTCGCTGAAGCATTTGCCAAATTACCCGTAACTCCAGAGCGCTCAATTACCATCATGGCTGTTACTGCTGAAGAGCAAGGCCTATTAGGGTCAAAATTTTACGCTGCTAACCCTATTATTCCAGCCGCTAAAACAGTGGCAAATATCAACATGGATGCGTTAGGCGTTAACGGCCGCAGTAGCGATGTATCTGTGTATGGTTTAGGTCAGTCAGAACTGGACAATTTCCTTACGGCTGCGGCTAAAAAGCAAGGTAGAACTATTGCCGGAGATCCTCGTCCTGCCGCTGGAATATATTACCGCTCAGATCATTTTGCTTTCGCTAACATTGGTATTCCTGCACTCTATGCAAAATCAGGTAAAACACCAGTAGACGAAGCTACCAAAGCTCTACGCGCCGAATTGAAAGAGACATTAGGCAAGTGTTATCACAATCTTTGTGATGAATATAGCGAGCAATGGGACTTGTCTGGCGCAGTGGAAGACATGCAAGCGTTTTTTGAAATTGGCTATGAATTGTCAAACGAAAATGTATGGCCACAATGGAGCAAAACATCAGAGTTTAAACGCTAG
- a CDS encoding bifunctional diguanylate cyclase/phosphodiesterase, translating into MTKLGSEKKQLLKEIEQLSSELTEALQKKEDRTVQLFISEERFALAMRTANDGLWDWDLNTDEVYYSPRWKSMLGYKEHELEGSFSTWAALVHDDDKEAVLQQVNQYVSNETDSFEVEMRMHHKNGHEIHVRSRGFKVLRGSSGEVVRLIGTHVDITSQKKAELFDQKHTNVLEMIAKGNPAAEVYKEIALLYEERNPGMRCSMLELSGNKLLHGGAPSLPKAYCDAVHGLEYGPDIGSCGTSTFTGKRVLVENIETDPKWKNLKEVALPFGMRSCWSEPIKSSSGKVLGAFGMYYDYPALPNDEELRDLISAARLAGIVMEREQNQKRIRDLAYTDKLTKLSSRSHFYLNIEELIKISSRDNNKFGLLYIDLDNFKDVNDTLGHDVGDLLLKKVAQRLKKACREVDYIARLGGDEFCIAVSDVKGDYGGAYVAQRCLELISKTVELCGRVFTPACSIGIAYYPDDGSDLKTLLKAADTALYTAKDFGKNRYAFYKKELTLKTEYRFKVEQYLREAIEKEQLSLVYQPKIDIRSGKVVSVEALCRWNHPVLGHVAPVDFIRMAEEIGMIKPLTEWVLKKACQEIMAWKKAGLPSVRMAINISPSHFLDSDLVPLIRSIIEETSVSPSELELEVTEGEVQTNQNNLTVFRHLKTLGVYLAIDDFGIGYSSFASLKHLNVDFLKIDKHFIDDMVSDDKTKLLVGSMIEMGHNLGHTITAEGIESKQQLNILKELGCDTAQGYLFSKPVESAQVLKFLSNGNSHLH; encoded by the coding sequence ATGACAAAATTAGGTAGTGAAAAGAAGCAATTGCTCAAAGAAATCGAGCAACTAAGCTCTGAGCTCACAGAGGCTCTGCAGAAAAAAGAAGATCGTACTGTTCAACTTTTTATCAGTGAAGAGCGATTTGCTTTGGCGATGAGAACCGCTAACGACGGTTTGTGGGACTGGGATTTAAACACAGACGAGGTTTATTATTCACCACGCTGGAAAAGTATGTTGGGTTATAAAGAACATGAGCTTGAAGGCAGTTTTAGTACATGGGCTGCATTAGTTCATGATGATGATAAAGAAGCTGTTTTACAACAAGTTAATCAATATGTATCCAACGAGACCGACAGTTTTGAGGTAGAAATGCGTATGCACCATAAAAACGGTCATGAAATTCATGTTCGTTCCCGTGGTTTTAAGGTGTTGCGAGGATCTAGTGGTGAAGTGGTGCGTTTAATTGGAACGCATGTCGATATAACATCTCAAAAGAAAGCCGAGTTATTTGATCAAAAACATACCAATGTTCTCGAAATGATAGCCAAAGGAAATCCTGCAGCCGAAGTCTATAAAGAAATTGCATTATTATACGAAGAACGCAACCCTGGCATGCGTTGCTCAATGTTAGAGTTATCTGGAAATAAATTGCTTCACGGCGGCGCACCTAGTCTACCTAAAGCGTATTGTGATGCAGTTCATGGTCTAGAGTATGGTCCTGATATTGGTTCATGCGGGACATCTACATTCACGGGAAAACGAGTTTTAGTTGAAAATATTGAAACTGATCCTAAATGGAAAAACTTAAAAGAAGTTGCATTGCCATTTGGTATGCGTAGCTGTTGGTCTGAACCAATTAAGAGCTCCTCAGGAAAGGTGTTAGGAGCTTTCGGTATGTATTATGATTACCCCGCATTACCGAATGATGAAGAATTACGTGATCTTATTTCAGCCGCAAGACTAGCGGGTATTGTTATGGAGCGCGAACAAAACCAAAAACGCATTCGAGATTTAGCATACACAGACAAACTCACCAAACTTTCTAGTCGCTCTCACTTCTATCTTAATATAGAAGAACTCATCAAAATATCTTCCCGAGATAATAATAAATTTGGCTTATTGTATATCGACCTAGATAACTTTAAAGACGTGAATGATACATTAGGCCATGACGTGGGAGATTTGCTACTTAAAAAAGTCGCCCAGCGTTTGAAAAAAGCTTGCCGAGAGGTTGATTATATTGCTCGTCTTGGCGGCGATGAATTTTGTATTGCCGTTAGTGATGTAAAAGGAGATTATGGAGGCGCTTACGTTGCACAACGCTGCTTAGAGCTTATTTCAAAGACGGTAGAGCTATGCGGGAGAGTATTTACACCTGCTTGTAGCATTGGTATTGCCTATTATCCTGACGATGGTTCGGACCTAAAAACTCTGTTAAAAGCTGCGGATACGGCTTTATATACGGCAAAAGATTTTGGTAAAAATAGATATGCATTTTATAAAAAAGAGTTAACGCTAAAAACGGAGTATCGTTTTAAAGTTGAACAGTATTTAAGAGAGGCGATTGAAAAAGAGCAACTGTCTTTGGTTTATCAACCAAAAATTGATATCAGAAGCGGAAAAGTTGTGAGTGTTGAAGCATTATGTCGCTGGAATCACCCAGTTCTAGGGCACGTTGCACCGGTAGATTTTATTCGTATGGCTGAAGAGATCGGCATGATAAAGCCGCTTACGGAATGGGTGCTAAAAAAAGCTTGCCAAGAAATAATGGCTTGGAAAAAAGCCGGTCTTCCATCTGTCAGAATGGCCATTAATATTTCACCAAGCCACTTTCTTGATAGTGATTTGGTGCCATTAATAAGAAGTATAATTGAAGAAACTAGTGTAAGCCCTAGTGAGCTGGAACTAGAAGTCACGGAAGGAGAAGTTCAAACGAACCAAAACAACCTTACTGTATTTAGACATTTAAAGACACTTGGGGTATATCTGGCTATTGACGACTTTGGCATCGGCTATTCTTCTTTTGCATCCCTTAAGCACCTAAATGTTGATTTTCTTAAAATCGACAAACATTTTATAGACGATATGGTTTCCGATGATAAAACTAAACTATTAGTGGGCTCTATGATCGAAATGGGGCACAACCTTGGCCACACTATTACCGCTGAAGGCATAGAAAGTAAGCAACAGCTAAACATACTAAAAGAGTTAGGCTGTGATACAGCCCAAGGCTACCTGTTTAGTAAGCCTGTAGAGTCGGCACAAGTCTTAAAATTCCTGAGTAATGGTAATTCTCATTTACATTGA
- a CDS encoding sensor domain-containing protein encodes MKENDLQLEKSIYRLFEITPVPIALSFPDGKLEYVNPALKKMLGYENDEIYSEDVIITHCDDIHINQLIRKKLAQDPRTPVQEEKRYKHKLGHTVFAQLNIVAQVDNDHVVRRYISQLVDLTSIKKLDAAEVLLNHLVNKSNDAIYVVDPEYGHFLNCNQLAHQRLGYSKEELLKLSVSDINLSFNIKGKWEELYQRVKLKENIVTESSHTRKDGTELPVEASISLTEFNEKDYFLAIVRDISRRKQKELEALELANLDPLTKLPNRRALEDKLEVLFQKSKTKNTLIAFVFIDLDNFKMINDTHGHIIGDEVLIGTANRLKHCTREADLVTRMGGDEFLVVMSGVEDKSSLKIMADKLLKEFNSPFKIKKELIPVEASFGVSVYANDNEDAYTLIQLADEAMYEAKKHAGSSIYFI; translated from the coding sequence ATGAAAGAAAATGACCTACAACTAGAAAAATCCATTTATCGTTTGTTTGAAATCACCCCTGTTCCAATCGCTTTGTCTTTTCCTGACGGTAAACTTGAATACGTTAATCCAGCTCTGAAAAAAATGCTTGGCTACGAAAATGACGAGATATATTCAGAGGATGTTATCATTACTCATTGTGATGATATTCATATCAATCAACTGATAAGAAAAAAGTTAGCTCAAGATCCTAGAACGCCTGTTCAGGAAGAGAAGCGATATAAACATAAATTGGGGCATACAGTTTTTGCTCAACTTAATATTGTTGCGCAAGTCGATAATGACCATGTAGTAAGAAGATATATCTCGCAATTAGTTGACTTAACATCCATAAAAAAATTAGATGCGGCTGAAGTACTGCTCAATCATTTGGTGAATAAGTCCAATGATGCAATTTACGTTGTTGACCCCGAATATGGGCACTTTTTAAATTGTAATCAACTTGCGCATCAACGGTTAGGTTATAGCAAGGAAGAGCTACTTAAATTATCCGTGTCGGACATTAACTTGAGTTTCAATATCAAAGGAAAATGGGAAGAGTTATATCAACGGGTAAAGCTAAAAGAGAACATTGTCACTGAGTCTTCACATACACGCAAAGATGGAACAGAACTGCCTGTTGAAGCAAGCATAAGCCTGACTGAATTTAATGAAAAAGACTATTTCCTTGCCATTGTGAGAGATATTTCCAGAAGAAAACAAAAGGAATTAGAAGCACTCGAATTAGCGAATTTAGACCCTTTAACCAAGTTACCTAATCGCAGAGCGCTTGAGGACAAATTAGAGGTGCTGTTTCAAAAGTCAAAAACAAAAAACACGTTAATAGCCTTTGTTTTTATTGACCTTGATAATTTTAAGATGATTAATGATACACATGGTCATATTATTGGTGATGAAGTTTTAATAGGAACAGCCAATAGATTAAAACACTGCACCAGAGAAGCTGATCTTGTCACTCGAATGGGTGGAGATGAATTTCTTGTTGTGATGAGTGGTGTGGAAGATAAGTCATCACTAAAAATAATGGCAGATAAGCTTCTAAAAGAGTTTAATTCGCCCTTCAAAATTAAGAAAGAGTTAATACCAGTTGAAGCCAGTTTTGGCGTTTCAGTATATGCAAATGATAATGAAGATGCCTACACCTTAATACAATTAGCTGATGAGGCCATGTACGAAGCTAAAAAACATGCGGGCAGTTCAATCTATTTCATATAA